ACGTACGCCGGATGGAGAGTTTAGAGATATTGCACATCCTATTAACTCAAACACCCGTGCAAAAATTCAAGAAGCTGTTTTAGCTGCTTATGAAGTAGCGGAAGAACCAACTGCAACTGAAGAAAAATCTGCTGACGAAAGTGTTGCAGAAGAGAATTAAAAAAATCCTCATTTTAGGAAGAACATTGTTATGAACAGCTTGAGAAGGGGATTTAATTAAACCTGATGTTTGGCTGGGAAAAGCATATTCTTTTTGATCGAGGCAAATGGGATAAGGAGTGACTAATAATGCAAGTAACAGATGTGAGATTACGTCGTGTAGAAACTGATGGAAGAATGAGAGCAATTGCTTCAATCACTTTAGATGAGGAATTTGTAGTTCATGATATT
The nucleotide sequence above comes from Listeria ivanovii subsp. londoniensis. Encoded proteins:
- the spoVG gene encoding septation regulator SpoVG, whose protein sequence is MEITDVRLRRVETDGRMKAISSITIDGEFVIHDIRVIDGNEGLFVAMPSKRTPDGEFRDIAHPINSNTRAKIQEAVLAAYEVAEEPTATEEKSADESVAEEN